From a single Vibrio toranzoniae genomic region:
- a CDS encoding DUF2947 domain-containing protein, with translation MSYTTLDEYQRKWIFTHQSMPLPAEDLEKIRPMTQARASQFWKENVSPQSPDAERLSSQDWPSKASNWNEEISWMAHWEADEPEMPEEILNFIDWQDDVTVYFCYEKYNVLETKWAIFKKHWKNFLFYDDGPILLGRRRSEALWFSTNGTVKIGNRA, from the coding sequence ATGTCATACACAACTTTGGACGAATACCAAAGAAAATGGATTTTTACTCACCAGTCGATGCCACTACCCGCTGAGGACTTGGAAAAGATTAGGCCAATGACACAGGCAAGAGCATCTCAGTTCTGGAAAGAGAACGTAAGCCCTCAAAGCCCTGATGCCGAGCGACTAAGCTCGCAAGATTGGCCGAGCAAAGCATCGAACTGGAATGAAGAGATCAGCTGGATGGCACATTGGGAAGCAGATGAACCAGAAATGCCAGAAGAGATCCTAAACTTCATTGATTGGCAAGATGACGTAACTGTTTATTTTTGTTACGAAAAATATAATGTACTAGAGACCAAGTGGGCGATTTTTAAGAAGCATTGGAAGAACTTTTTGTTCTACGATGATGGTCCGATTCTACTTGGCCGCCGTCGTTCAGAAGCGCTTTGGTTCTCAACAAACGGTACCGTGAAAATCGGTAACCGAGCTTAA
- the tyrR gene encoding transcriptional regulator TyrR: MRLEVLCEDRLGLTRELLDILASKSIDLRGIEIDVKGIIYLNCPDINFDAFSELMAEIRRISGVKDVRKIQFMPSERHNTELIALLANLPDPVIAIDLKGSVDIANHAALNLFGKQEDEVIGEPLSTFVPSFNFARWIEGDVTRHREVVVLDGLDFSIEVLPIYLGGDVNEAVLASAVMTIRSCNQEMNTPDAIPEQNNLGFEHFVGVSNRHKALISQAKKLAMLDQPLLIEGDTGTGKEMLAKACHNRSNRSSFPFLILSCASMPDDVAETELFGHAPGSFNHEQGHKGIFEQANGGTVFLDEIGEMSPHLQIKLLRFLQDGSFRRVGEEEEMHADVRIIASTRHRLSELADSGSFREDLFYRLNVLTLSIPALRERSNDVASLLDLFVAKYAQQLGMLKPKLTQELIDQLGNYQWPGNIRQLDNMVLRALTELDSDTLTVDQFHLPQLETMTAGMANLSLDGSLDEIMKDYESQILEKLYQSFPSSRKLAKRLNVSHTSIANKLRDYGIRKN; this comes from the coding sequence GTGCGTCTTGAAGTATTGTGTGAAGACAGACTCGGCTTAACGCGTGAGTTGCTCGATATCTTGGCCTCAAAAAGCATTGATTTAAGAGGAATCGAAATTGATGTTAAAGGCATTATTTACCTAAATTGCCCTGATATCAATTTTGATGCTTTTAGTGAACTTATGGCTGAAATTCGCCGAATTTCTGGTGTGAAGGATGTACGAAAAATCCAATTTATGCCAAGCGAAAGGCATAACACAGAGTTAATTGCTCTGTTGGCTAATCTACCAGACCCCGTGATTGCGATTGACCTTAAAGGGTCAGTTGATATAGCGAACCACGCTGCATTGAACCTATTCGGCAAGCAAGAAGACGAAGTGATCGGTGAGCCGCTTTCGACATTCGTACCTAGCTTCAATTTTGCTCGTTGGATCGAAGGTGACGTCACTCGTCATCGTGAAGTGGTGGTGTTGGATGGTTTAGATTTCTCGATTGAGGTTCTGCCTATTTATCTTGGTGGCGATGTTAACGAAGCAGTACTGGCCAGTGCAGTAATGACGATTCGCTCTTGTAATCAAGAGATGAACACGCCAGATGCCATCCCAGAACAGAACAACCTAGGTTTCGAACACTTTGTTGGTGTGTCTAATCGCCATAAAGCCTTGATAAGCCAAGCTAAGAAATTGGCGATGCTGGATCAGCCTCTGTTAATTGAAGGCGATACAGGTACGGGTAAAGAGATGCTGGCTAAAGCTTGTCACAACCGATCAAATCGCTCTTCTTTCCCATTTTTGATTCTAAGCTGTGCATCCATGCCAGATGACGTAGCGGAAACCGAATTGTTTGGTCATGCTCCGGGTTCATTCAACCATGAGCAAGGTCATAAAGGTATTTTCGAACAAGCGAATGGCGGTACGGTATTTTTAGATGAGATTGGCGAAATGAGTCCGCATCTACAAATCAAATTACTGCGTTTCCTACAAGATGGTTCTTTCCGTCGTGTTGGTGAAGAAGAAGAGATGCACGCTGATGTGCGTATTATCGCGTCAACGCGCCACCGCCTTTCTGAACTTGCCGATTCTGGTTCATTCCGTGAAGACTTGTTCTACCGCTTGAATGTACTGACACTGTCAATTCCAGCTTTGCGTGAACGTTCTAACGACGTAGCATCATTGCTAGATCTGTTCGTGGCTAAATATGCGCAGCAACTAGGCATGCTAAAGCCAAAGCTTACTCAAGAATTGATTGACCAGTTAGGCAACTACCAATGGCCGGGTAACATTCGTCAATTAGACAACATGGTTTTACGCGCACTGACAGAGTTGGATTCAGATACCTTAACCGTTGATCAATTCCACTTGCCTCAGTTAGAAACCATGACGGCAGGAATGGCGAATCTAAGCTTAGATGGTTCTCTGGATGAGATCATGAAAGACTATGAATCTCAGATTCTAGAGAAGCTTTATCAGTCGTTCCCATCAAGCCGTAAGTTAGCAAAGCGCTTGAATGTTTCTCACACCTCAATTGCCAACAAACTGCGCGACTACGGTATTAGAAAGAACTGA
- the rimJ gene encoding ribosomal protein S5-alanine N-acetyltransferase — protein sequence MEDLSTPERVYKHDGNLILRTAQIDDASMISEYFQTNREHLKPWEPTREDAFFEREGWAQRLIKLNELHKMGLGYYCLLINADSNEMLGTISFSNLSRFPFYACNVGYSLAESAQGHGYMRRGLSMAKDYMFDVQNMHRLMAGYMPHNERSAGVLEHLGFVREGFAKDYLQINGKWEDHILTALVNPNWEDRRNA from the coding sequence ATGGAAGATCTGAGTACACCTGAACGCGTTTATAAGCACGATGGAAACCTTATTCTACGTACAGCGCAAATTGACGATGCGAGCATGATCAGTGAGTATTTTCAAACAAACCGAGAGCACCTTAAGCCTTGGGAACCGACTCGAGAAGATGCGTTCTTCGAAAGAGAAGGTTGGGCGCAGCGACTGATCAAACTAAACGAGCTTCATAAAATGGGGCTTGGCTACTATTGTTTATTGATTAATGCGGACTCTAACGAAATGTTAGGGACAATCTCGTTCAGTAATTTGTCTCGCTTTCCGTTTTACGCCTGTAATGTGGGCTACTCGTTGGCTGAAAGTGCACAAGGCCACGGTTACATGCGAAGAGGCTTGAGCATGGCGAAGGACTACATGTTTGATGTGCAGAACATGCACCGTTTAATGGCGGGCTATATGCCTCACAATGAGCGAAGTGCTGGTGTGTTGGAACATCTTGGTTTTGTTCGCGAAGGTTTTGCTAAAGACTACCTACAGATTAACGGTAAATGGGAAGACCATATACTGACCGCGTTAGTTAACCCGAACTGGGAAGACAGACGCAATGCTTAA